The following proteins are co-located in the Apium graveolens cultivar Ventura chromosome 5, ASM990537v1, whole genome shotgun sequence genome:
- the LOC141723719 gene encoding uncharacterized protein LOC141723719, whose amino-acid sequence MVTMADNNIVDRTNENKMNEYERLRQERIKENFERMKKLGILDLSLKLKTATKPKLTRKYNNGDSSVTPQRVSPVARSVGPIRRSSRLGNATPVSYSEIPLSKKGSFETEEGLLRQGPKPEVYTEEQLKLLGCSNTSWTLFVDGYGKDGKRIYDQINGKTCHQCRQKTLGYRTQCVQCCKVQGQFCGDCLYMRYGENVLEALQNPDWICPVCRGICNCSLCRNAKGWAPTGMMYKKVTKLGYKSVAHYLLQTATDSEKEGTKVPVSAKRSLAFPTSEATSKDDLKESLELKFEKDKMNENHKGDGSTPETKDQESLAPKPKDNYEHGQNIIDGNVDTETKKDSAKISADVVAEKDSVQYMENEQCDSIVAKGKMPIRSEPLPDSIGARLRAAKISADVVTNNEDSVQYTENKQCDSSVAKKNTPASKRKPKSSEPNPDSIGARLRARRRIFSQ is encoded by the exons ATGGTAACAATGGCAGACAACAACATTGTTGACCGAACCAACGAGAACAAGATGAATGAGTATGAAAGACTCAGACAAGAAAGAATCAAAGAGAATTTTGAGAGAATGAAAAAGCTTGGCATTCTTGATCTCTCTCTCAAACTCAAAACTGCTACCAAGCCCAAGCTCACTAGGAAATATAACAATGGCGATTCTTCTGTGACTCCTCAGCGTGTTTCGCCTGTGGCCCGCAGTGTGGGTCCCATTCGTCGCTCTTCTAG GTTGGGCAATGCGACCCCAGTTAGCTACTCAGAAATTCCTTTGTCGAAGAAAGGTTCATTTGAAACAGAGGAGGGGCTACTAAGACAGGGCCCTAAACCAGAAGTTTACACAGAAGAACAGTTAAAGCTGTTAGGTTGCTCAAACACGAGTTGGACTCTTTTTGTGGATGGCTATGGCAAGGATGGGAAGCGGATTTATGATCAAATTAATGGAAAGACTTGTCATCAATGCAG GCAGAAAACTCTTGGTTATCGCACACAATGTGTCCAATGTTGCAAGGTTCAAGGACAATTTTGCGGAGATTGTTTATATATGAG ATATGGGGAGAACGTCCTTGAAGCATTGCAAAACCCAGACTGGATTTGTCCCGTCTGTCGTGGAATATGCAACTGCAGTTTATGTAGGAATGCAAAGGGGTGGGCTCCTACTGGTATGATGTACAAGAAG GTCACAAAGCTGGGCTACAAGTCAGTTGCACATTATCTTCTGCAAACAGCAACGGATTCGGAGAAGGAGGGTACCAAAGTTCCAGTTTCTGCAAAAAGATCACTGGCCTTTCCAACTTCGGAAGCAACATCTAAGGATGACCTCAAAGAATCACTAGAACTGAAGTTTGAAAAGGATAAGATGAATGAGAATCACAAGGGTGATGGGTCCACGCCTGAAACTAAAGATCAAGAATCATTAGCGCCCAAGCCTAAAGACAATTACGAACATGGTCAAAACATTATTGATGGAAATGTTGACACTGAAACTAAAAAAGACTCTGCAAAAATAAGTGCTGATGTAGTTGCAGAAAAAGACAGTGTTCAGTACATGGAGAATGAACAATGCGATAGCATTGTTGCCAAAGGAAAAATGCCAATACGCTCTGAACCGCTGCCTGACAGTATTGGTGCAAGATTAAGAGCTGCCAAAATAAGTGCTGATGTGGTTACAAACAATGAAGACAGTGTTCAGTACACGGAGAACAAACAATGTGATAGCAGTGTTGCCAAGAAGAACACTCCAGCTTCTAAGAGAAAGCCTAAAAGCTCTGAACCGAATCCTGACAGTATTGGTGCAAGACTACGAGCAAGGCGTAGAATCTTTTCGCAGTAG
- the LOC141723923 gene encoding dof zinc finger protein DOF5.8-like produces the protein MPQETSDHRRLTKPHQLNGAPPPEPEHLPCPRCDSTNTKFCYYNNYNFSQPRHFCKACRRYWTHGGTLRDIPIGGGSRKNAKRSRASASIFASSGQDYRHLPATATPIFLPLSGDHGGSLPFMSDVKQGYNMCGSFTSLLNTQGPGLLSLGGFGLGIGHHHGFEDMGFGLGRASVWPFAGVGDGGENGGSGGGNVMGNTWQLESGESGFGSGDCFTLPDLAIGNGMK, from the coding sequence ATGCCACAAGAAACAAGTGATCATCGTAGACTAACTAAGCCACACCAGCTCAATGGTGCACCACCTCCCGAACCAGAACACCTCCCTTGTCCACGCTGTGACTCTACCAACACTAAGTTCTGTTACTACAACAACTACAACTTCTCTCAGCCTCGTCACTTTTGTAAGGCCTGTAGGCGTTACTGGACTCACGGTGGCACCCTTCGTGACATCCCTATTGGTGGCGGAAGCCGAAAGAACGCTAAGCGTTCTCGAGCTTCCGCCTCCATATTCGCATCTTCTGGACAGGACTACCGTCATCTTCCGGCCACCGCAACACCTATTTTCCTCCCTCTTTCCGGTGATCATGGTGGGTCCCTCCCTTTTATGagtgatgtcaaacagggttataacATGTGTGGGAGCTTTACTTCACTGTTGAATACTCAAGGGCCTGGGCTTTTGAGTCTTGGTGGATTTGGGCTTGGGATTGGTCACCATCATGGGTTTGAAGATATGGGCTTTGGGCTTGGGAGAGCCTCTGTCTGGCCATTTGCTGGCGTCGGTGACGGCGGTGAGAATGGTGGCAGTGGCGGTGGAAATGTGATGGGAAACACGTGGCAGCTTGAGAGTGGTGAGAGTGGGTTTGGGAGTGGAGATTGTTTTACTTTGCCAGATCTTGCTATTGGAAATGGAATGAAGTGA
- the LOC141724039 gene encoding GDSL esterase/lipase At2g23540-like — translation MDTRSCTNVAFIVFVIVNLSLFAKGDDDDDLKNGASYIFGDSLVDAGNNNYLQTLSKADIKPNGIDFKASNGNPTGRYTNGRTIGDIVGEELGQPHYAVPFLAPNTTGRTLLHGVNYASGGGGIMNATGRIFVNRLSMDIQIDYFNITRKQIDKLLGASKARDFIMKRSIFSVTVGSNDFLNNYLLPVLSIGARVSESPDAFIDDLLNQFKNQLTRLYKLDARKFIVGNVGPLGCIPYQKTINQLNQNQCVELPNKLALQYNAKLKDLVAQLNDNLPGATFVHANVYDLVMEVITNYAKYGFTTASRACCGNGGQFAGIIPCGPTSSMCTDRDKHVFWDPYHPSEAANIIIAKQLLDGDTKYISPMNLRQLRDF, via the exons ATGGACACCAGAAGTTGTACCAATGTGGCGTTCATCGTGTTTGTCATTGTTAATCTGAGTTTGTTTGCGAAGGGGGACGACGATGATGACCTCAAGAATGGAGCTTCCTACATATTTGGCGATTCTTTGGTTGATGCAGGGAACAATAACTATCTGCAGACATTGTCTAAGGCTGATATTAAACCGAATGGCATTGATTTCAAGGCCTCGAATGGGAATCCTACAGGACGTTACACGAATGGCAGAACCATAGGCGACATTGTAG GGGAAGAACTAGGACAACCACACTATGCAGTGCCATTTCTGGCCCCAAATACTACAGGAAGGACTTTATTGCATGGAGTTAATTATGCATCAGGAGGTGGTGGAATTATGAATGCCACCGGAAGAATCTTT GTTAACAGGCTTTCTATGGATATACAGATTGATTACTTCAACATTACCAGAAAACAGATTGATAAATTGCTGGGTGCATCAAAGGCTAGAGATTTCATCATGAAAAGATCTATTTTCTCAGTCACAGTCGGATCCAATGATTTTCTTAACAATTATCTACTTCCTGTTCTCTCAATTGGAGCAAGAGTCTCAGAAAGCCCTGACGCTTTCATCGACGATCTTCTTAATCAGTTTAAGAACCAGCTTACA AGGCTTTACAAGTTGGATGCAAGAAAATTCATTGTTGGGAATGTTGGACCACTAGGTTGCATTCCTTATCAGAAGACAATCAATCAGCTAAATCAGAACCAGTGTGTGGAGTTACCAAATAAGCTGGCACTCCAGTACAATGCTAAATTGAAAGATCTGGTAGCTCAACTAAACGACAACCTACCAGGAGCCACATTTGTCCATGCTAATGTTTATGATCTTGTGATGGAAGTCATAACAAACTACGCAAAATATG GATTTACGACAGCAAGTAGAGCGTGCTGTGGAAACGGAGGCCAATTTGCAGGTATCATACCATGCGGACCAACTTCTAGTATGTGCACGGACCGCGACAAACATGTTTTCTGGGATCCTTACCATCCCAGCGAAGCTGCAAACATTATTATCGCCAAGCAACTGCTTGATGGCGATACTAAATACATTTCTCCGATGAATCTCAGGCAACTCAGAGACTTTTAA
- the LOC141723821 gene encoding uncharacterized protein LOC141723821, with translation MVTMRSVNTETPAAQKMSEYEKCREERIKDNLERMKKLGILDLSLKLKTAAKPTRNYNNGSSSVRKSPHRVSPMRNVGPVRRSSRLGNSTPISYSELALPKKGLFTEEELPGEGCKSEAYTEEQKKLLGCTTKSWTLCVDGYGEDGKRVYDPFRGKSCHQCRQKTLGYRTECSQCCQVRGQFCGDCLYTRYGENVLEALENPDWVCPVCRGICNCSLCRKAKGWAPTGFMYRKVLKLGFKSVAHYLLQTECQTTDLEEESTKVPVSAKRSLAFSKSEVTSILMDSVDSKDDLKESVEEKIEKDNTNEELDAGNATPKPKDNGQHGENNVDGKVISSAEVIISKEDSVQYVENEHCDTNNTTASKRKTPNRSESMPDSIGARLRARRRICSQ, from the exons ATGGTAACAATGAGAAGTGTAAACACAGAAACACCAGCAGCCCAGAAGATGAGTGAATACGAAAAATGTAGGGAAGAAAGAATCAAAGACAATCTCGAAAGAATGAAAAAGCTTGGAATTCTTGATCTCTCTCTTAAGCTCAAAACTGCTGCCAAGCCCACCAGGAATTACAACAATGGTTCATCTTCTGTTCGCAAATCTCCTCACCGCGTATCCCCTATGCGCAATGTGGGTCCTGTTCGTCGCTCTTCTAG GTTGGGTAATTCGACCCCAATTAGCTACTCAGAACTTGCTTTGCCAAAGAAAGGTTTATTTACAGAGGAGGAGCTACCCGGAGAAGGCTGTAAATCAGAGGCTTACACAGAAGAACAGAAAAAACTTTTAGGTTGCACAACCAAGAGTTGGACTCTTTGCGTGGATGGATATGGCGAGGATGGAAAACGGGTTTATGATCCATTTAGGGGAAAGAGTTGTCATCAATGCAG GCAGAAAACTCTTGGTTACCGCACAGAATGTAGCCAATGTTGCCAAGTTCGAGGACAATTTTGTGGAGATTGTTTATATACGAG ATATGGGGAGAACGTACTTGAAGCACTGGAGAACCCAGACTGGGTTTGTCCCGTTTGTCGTGGAATCTGCAACTGCAGTTTATGTAGGAAAGCAAAAGGATGGGCTCCCACCGGGTTTATGTATAGGAAG GTCTTAAAACTGGGGTTCAAGTCAGTTGCACATTATCTTCTTCAGACAGAATGCCAAACAACTGATTTAGAGGAGGAGAGTACTAAAGTTCCAGTTTCTGCAAAAAGATCACTGGCCTTTTCAAAATCTGAAGTAACATCCATTTTAATGGACTCAGTTGATTCTAAAGATGACCTCAAAGAATCAGTAGAAGAGAAGATCGAAAAGGATAACACGAATGAGGAACTTGATGCTGGCAATGCCACACCTAAGCCTAAAGACAATGGCCAGCATGGTGAAAACAATGTTGATGGAAAGGTTATATCAAGTGCTGAGGTGATTATAAGCAAGGAAGACAGTGTTCAGTACGTGGAGAACGAACATTGTGATACCAATAACACTACAGCATCCAAAAGAAAGACGCCAAATCGCTCTGAATCAATGCCTGACAGCATTGGTGCGAGATTAAGAGCAAGACGTAGAATCTGCTCACAGTAG
- the LOC141723911 gene encoding pentatricopeptide repeat-containing protein At3g50420: MSSVSSSLADLLIKQCTSTTSLRKARQLHARILTSIPITLHTPYTHNNIISMYAKCGSCGDAHHVFDKMPKRNIISYSALIAAYSRSPNHSNLVFDLLSQLHSTDCFRLNSSTFTGLLQASLCMGDCVLGSALHCQGVKFGFLDDKYVQTSLLSLYMNSKDMECAKKVFYDNKCKDTVAWNTMINGFMKSEKILEGMHYFGNMVRSGVRPCKFTYSTMLNACSKLGDYDIGRLIHARVILSGTIADLPLYNALLDMYCTCGDTQTAFTVFSRIENPDSVSCNSMISGYAGNGDGEKVMDMFVRFWQISTEKPDEYTFAAVISATGSFPSTYYGKLLHAQVTKIGLQRSVYVGSTLVSMYFKNGDSTSAEGVFNTLLKRDVVLWTDMIAGYSRLAEGENAIRFFSGMLEEGHKPDGFTLSSVLSACADLAVELQGEMIHSQAIKRGYDVEMSVSGSLIDMYVKIGHLKAAEVIISQVKKPDLKCWNSILGGYGNHGKVVEAFKVFDEIIKLGLCPDRVTYLSILGACSHCGLVNEGRYLWSLMMETGLTPGPKHYSCMISLLTRAGLLVEAEQMIIESPYSSENLEMWRTLLSACVRNRNVEIGIRAAQQILCIDDEDRATNVLLINFYSSIGRWDAVAELRRRTRELVLEKDPGLSWIEIMKTTHVFSSGDKSHLEFDELQAEMHYLQGNLSVSEKDEFCEY; encoded by the coding sequence ATGTCATCGGTGTCTTCTTCACTAGCAGACCTTCTCATCAAACAATGTACTTCTACAACCTCGCTTCGCAAAGCTCGTCAGCTCCACGCTCGCATTCTAACCTCTATCCCCATCACTCTCCACACTCCATATACACACAATAATATCATATCAATGTACGCAAAATGCGGGTCTTGCGGAGACGCCCACCATGTGTTCGACAAAATGCCTAAACGAAATATCATTTCTTACAGCGCACTCATTGCTGCGTATTCTCGTTCTCCTAACCATTCCAATTTGGTGTTTGATTTACTTTCCCAATTGCACAGCACAGATTGCTTTAGATTGAATAGCTCGACGTTTACGGGGTTATTGCAAGCATCTTTGTGTATGGGGGATTGTGTATTGGGGTCTGCATTGCATTGTCAAGGTGTGAAGTTTGGGTTTTTGGATGATAAGTACGTGCAGACGTCTTTACTTAGTTTGTATATGAATAGTAAGGATATGGAATGCGCGAAAAAAGTGTTTTACGATAATAAATGTAAGGATACTGTGGCTTGGAATACTATGATAAATGGTTTTATGAAAAGTGAGAAGATTTTAGAAGGGATGCATTACTTTGGTAATATGGTTAGGAGTGGAGTAAGGCCTTGTAAATTTACGTATTCGACAATGCTGAATGCTTGCAGCAAATTGGGGGATTATGATATAGGACGGCTTATTCATGCTCGAGTGATTCTGAGTGGCACTATTGCTGATTTGCCTTTGTATAATGCATTGCTTGATATGTACTGCACTTGTGGTGACACGCAAACTGCTTTTACTGTTTTTAGTAGAATTGAAAATCCTGATTCAGTTTCGTGTAATTCAATGATATCCGGTTATGCAGGTAATGGGGATGGAGAGAAGGTCATGGATATGTTTGTTCGGTTTTGGCAAATCTCTACTGAAAAGCCGGATGAATATACTTTTGCAGCTGTTATTAGTGCTACAGGATCATTCCCATCTACCTATTATGGGAAGTTACTCCATGCTCAAGTTACCAAAATAGGTCTTCAAAGAAGTGTATATGTTGGAAGCACTCTGGTTTCCATGTATTTTAAGAATGGAGATAGTACCTCCGCTGAAGGAGTTTTTAATACTTTATTGAAAAGGGATGTCGTTCTTTGGACAGACATGATTGCTGGTTATTCAAGGCTAGCGGAAGGAGAGAATGCTATTAGGTTTTTTAGTGGAATGTTGGAGGAAGGTCATAAGCCCGATGGTTTCACTCTGAGTAGTGTTTTAAGTGCATGTGCCGATCTTGCGGTTGAGCTGCAGGGAGAGATGATCCATTCCCAGGCTATAAAAAGAGGATATGATGTCGAAATGAGTGTATCGGGGAGTTTGATTGATATGTATGTCAAGATTGGGCACCTCAAAGCTGCAGAAGTTATAATATCGCAAGTTAAGAAACCTGATTTGAAGTGCTGGAATTCAATTCTAGGTGGATATGGTAACCATGGGAAAGTAGTTGAGGCATTTAAAGTTTTTGATGAGATTATCAAACTTGGGCTATGTCCGGATCGAGTGACATATCTTTCTATACTTGGTGCTTGTAGCCATTGTGGTTTGGTTAATGAGGGTAGGTACTTATGGTCTCTAATGATGGAAACTGGTTTGACACCTGGGCCTAAGCACTATTCTTGTATGATAAGCTTGTTAACTAGAGCAGGATTATTAGTTGAAGCAGAGCAAATGATTATTGAATCGCCTTACAGTAGTGAGAACTTGGAGATGTGGAGAACTTTGTTAAGTGCATGTGTTCGTAATCGTAATGTAGAAATAGGGATCCGTGCTGCTCAGCAAATTTTATGTATTGATGATGAAGACAGAGCAACCAATGTACTGCTCATTAATTTTTATTCATCAATTGGAAGATGGGATGCTGTTGCAGAATTAAGGAGAAGGACACGAGAATTAGTGTTGGAAAAGGATCCAGGCTTAAGCTGGATAGAAATTATGAAAACAACCCATGTATTCTCTTCTGGAGACAAATCCCACTTGGAGTTTGATGAATTGCAAGCTGAAATGCATTATCTGCAAGGGAACTTGAGTGTATCAGAAAAAGATGAGTTTTGCGAATATTAA